Below is a genomic region from Thermovirga sp..
CTCTCGCGTCCTTGTCCTTATGCGGCGACTTGAGGACCGTGAACTTGTTCACTTCCGTCGGAAGGGGGATAGGCCCGGAAACCTTGGCCCCCGTTCGCTGCGCCGTCTCCGCTATTTGGAACGCGGATGAGTCCAGCGCCCTATGGTCGAACGCCTTGAGCTTGATCCGGATCTTCTTCGCCACTGTGACTGCCTCCCAAAATCAGCTGCCGAGGATTTCGGTGACGACACCGGCGCCGACGGTCCTGCCGCCCTCGCGGACCGCGA
It encodes:
- the rpsJ gene encoding 30S ribosomal protein S10, producing the protein MAKKIRIKLKAFDHRALDSSAFQIAETAQRTGAKVSGPIPLPTEVNKFTVLKSPHKDKDAREQFEMRTHKRLIDIIDPTQKTMESLMQLNLPSGVDIQIKL